A stretch of Triticum aestivum cultivar Chinese Spring chromosome 1D, IWGSC CS RefSeq v2.1, whole genome shotgun sequence DNA encodes these proteins:
- the LOC123167751 gene encoding E3 ubiquitin-protein ligase SINA-like 10, translating to MVVHEEGEIMQTEQDPTMELSMCKGGHLACADCRVERPGNQRQCQKCERGGGFDVRNTAVDAVLSSVRVECPHEGCGLYVTYHKLADHQSVCPLAPCKCPVPVCGYEGPPPVLSHHISTVHPMPVHRIQYGKALQLQVPLSEPRLLLFAEEDGRAFFLVGGVLDIGAPIAVSVVCIRAGASPLPHYVAKLWANGPPGEPKGRTDAVKVEMEVTSSRDPGDVAVQELTFFTVPPKLLAGAKLVSLHIQIDKLTS from the exons atggttgtgcacgaggagggcgagatcatgcagacggaacaggacccgacgatggagctctctatg tgcaagggagggcacctggcttgcgcggactgccgcgtcgagcgccccgggaaccagcggcagtgccagaagtgcgagcgcggcggtggcttcgacgtgcggaacacggcggtggacgccgtcctctcctcggtgagggtggagtgcccgcacgaaggctgtgggctctacgtcacttaccacaagctcgccgatcaccagagcgtgtgtccgctcgcgccctgcaaatgccccgtgcccgtctgcggctacgaaggcccgccgccggtgctctcccaccacatcagcaccgtgcatcccatgcccgtgcacaggatccagtacggcaaggcgctccagctgcaagtgccactgtcggagccacggctcttgctgttcgcggaggaggacggccgcgcgtttttcttggtcggcggcgtgctcgacatcggcgcgcctatcgccgtgtcggtcgtctgcatcagagcgggggcgtccccactgccgcactacgtggccaagctgtgggcgaacggcccgccgggggagcccaaaggcaggaccgacgccgtcaaggtggaaatggaggtgacaagcagcagggatcccggcgacgtcgccgtgcaggagctgaccttcttcacagttccgcccaagctgctggccggggctaagctggtgtccctccacattcagattgacaagctcacgtcctaa